The Spirosoma linguale DSM 74 genomic interval ACGGTAACGCCTTTTTTGAACGAATCCGTTGGCGCAGGCAACTGGCAGGTCGATACGCAGAATCCCGATAAAGTGCTGACGGTGCAGACGGAAGCGGTCCAACGTCTCGGCGTTACGGCCGATACAGTCAAAGCAGCCGTACAGCAGGCAGGCTACAAAGCCGAGGTGTTACCCCAATAAGGCGGGAAACCCTTCGCCCTTGAAAGCCGCCACAAACAGGCGGCTTTTTTTATGGGCTGCCCACGGATAAAACACTAAAACGCGCCGGGTCGTACAGACCGACAAACCGGCCAATCGGTATGATTGAAGGATTGATAAAATTTTCGCTCCGTAACCGCTTC includes:
- a CDS encoding heavy metal transport/detoxification protein (KEGG: rpi:Rpic_3544 heavy metal transport/detoxification protein) encodes the protein METIKLKTNIKCGGCVATVTPFLNESVGAGNWQVDTQNPDKVLTVQTEAVQRLGVTADTVKAAVQQAGYKAEVLPQ